In a genomic window of Brassica rapa cultivar Chiifu-401-42 chromosome A10, CAAS_Brap_v3.01, whole genome shotgun sequence:
- the LOC103845284 gene encoding probable inactive receptor-like protein kinase At3g56050 isoform X1, which yields MESPMRFNLRTAFSIIFLTFLPLNLKSQETAEVFDPSQDHSLIQSEASWNRRSLVETPPLPGKGPAVGASPPSPDQAFEGSTKPPPAPETQTPPGGDGTPSPPPSSVRTAQTPNPPSEPPPQLLSPPPRTKKTHNISMIVGIVVGVFTVSVALIIFFLIHTRKIPIKPWTNSGQLQNALITDVPRMQLSELRAACEDFSNIIGSFSDGTIYKGTLSTGAEIAVVSIAAGSRANWSTDMETQLLQKIRKLSKVDHKNFLNVIGYCHENEPFHRMLVFEYAPNGTLSEHLHSQHTEHLDWPTRLRIFMGIAYCLEHMHNLNPPILHTNLDSSCIYLTEDNAAKVSDFSVLNFISPSKESSSSKNLLEHSTLDPQTNVLNFGALVFEIITGRLPDPDSLFLEPKPARDLVDPTLKTFQEDVAERLLGVVRQCMNPYSAQRPTMRKVVVKLREIIGIEADAALPRLSPRWWSEMEIITTDGN from the exons ATGGAATCTCCTATGAGATTCAATCTCCGAACAGCATTCTCCATCATCTTCCTCACCTTTCTTCCTCTGAATCTCAAAAGCCAAG AAACTGCAGAAGTCTTTGATCCTTCTCAAGATCACTCACTGATCCAATCCGAAGCTTCTTGGAACCGTCGCAGCTTGGTAGAGACACCACCTCTTCCGGGCAAAGGTCCTGCTGTGGGTGCCTCCCCTCCATCTCCTGATCAAGCATTTGAAGGCTCCACAAAACCACCTCCAGCACCAGAAACTCAAACACCACCAGGAGGAGATGGAACCCCAAGCCCTCCTCCTAGTAGTGTCAGGACAGCACAAACCCCAAACCCACCTTCTGAACCTCCTCCACAACTTTTGTCTCCACCTCCAAGAACTAAAAAGACTCATAATATTTCTATGATCGTGGGCATAGTCGTTGGCGTGTTCACAGTCTCAGTGGCATTAATCATCTTCTTTCTTATCCACACCCGAAAAATTCCAATCAAGCCTTGGACCAACAGTGGCCAGCTTCAAAATGCTCTTATCACAG ATGTTCCGAGGATGCAGCTATCAGAGCTACGAGCAGCATGTGAAGACTTCAGTAACATCATTGGCTCTTTCTCAGACGGTACCATCTATAAAGGGACTTTATCCACTGGTGCTGAAATTGCTGTTGTCTCCATCGCGGCTGGTTCTCGTGCAAACTGGTCTACTGATATGGAAACACAGTTGCTACAAAAG ATTCGTAAGTTATCAAAAGTAGATCACAAGAATTTTCTGAATGTGATTGGGTACTGCCATGAGAACGAGCCCTTCCACAGAATGCTTGTTTTCGAATACGCTCCTAATGGAACCCTCTCAGAGCATCTTCACT CTCAACATACGGAGCACTTGGACTGGCCTACAAGACTCAGAATCTTCATGGGAATAGCTTACTGTCTAGAGCACATGCACAACCTCAACCCACCCATCTTGCACACCAATCTGGACTCCTCTTGTATCTACTTAACCGAAGACAACGCCGCCAAAGTCTCAGACTTTTCAGTCCTCAACTTCATCTCACCCTCCAAGGAATCCTCCTCGAGCAAGAACCTTTTAGAACACTCAACGCTTGACCCACAAACCAACGTCTTAAACTTTGGCGCCCTTGTGTTTGAAATCATCACCGGGAGGCTCCCAGACCCTGATTCTTTGTTTCTTGAACCCAAGCCCGCGAGAGATCTTGTAGACCCGACGCTGAAAACGTTTCAGGAGGATGTTGCTGAGAGGTTGTTGGGAGTGGTTAGGCAGTGTATGAATCCCTACTCAGCTCAACGGCCAACGATGAGAAAGGTTGTGGTGAAGTTGAGAGAGATCATTGGAATAGAAGCCGATGCAGCACTGCCAAGGCTATCTCCACGGTGGTGGAGTGAGATGGAGATCATAACCACAGATGGAAACTAA
- the LOC103845288 gene encoding BAG family molecular chaperone regulator 1-like, whose amino-acid sequence MGNQEESRMGRISDEVAKLSNKGGTRAEDKEFVVLIELLTMEMLKLDEIEADGELRVQRKRESNDVFEFLLTGLRVQRFVESLDVLRVRNRDMNRSANSQDMPLPRLGSLCFSLAPKASTIITQDWELFA is encoded by the exons ATGGGAAACCAAGAAGAGTCAAGAATGGGTAGAATCAGTGATGAGGTTGCTAAACTTTCCAACAAG GGAGGAACCAGAGCTGAGGATAAGGAGTTTGTGGTGTTGATAGAGTTGCTTACGATGGAAATGCTTAAACTAGATGAGATTGAAGCCGATGGAGAGCTTAGAGTGCAGAGGAAAAGAGAG TCAAATGATGTCTTTGAGTTTCTCCTTACAGGTTTGCGTGTCCAGAGATTTGTGGAATCGTTGGACGTACTGAGGGTGAGAAACCGCGACATGAACCGCAGTGCAAACTCTCAGGATATGCCTTTGCCAAGGTTGGGAAGTCTGTGCTTTTCTTTAGCTCCAAAGGCTTCAACAATCATAACACAGGACTGGGAACTGTTTGCCTAA
- the LOC103845291 gene encoding RING-H2 finger protein ATL63 — protein MIPSVAVKIMREEENSMTTSSSLLKVLSSYNSNVLLAALLFLLLVVLFVLLLHFYARFFWSHSDQEFFAARRRLRGRRIRRRTVTTTRIIPPVPLGGGGGEVSVAAPTSDDKGLDSSVISSIPLFVYEDDEEEEEEEEDECVICLGLWEVGDFGRKLRFCGHGFHVECIDMWLSSHSSCPLCRSPVLAVSDQDNLKPAINGDVDGIVEEEEEEEAEVRLELQLFPTGEDENVVAGDRRLSLSLAVMEDNAKTGVDEGVGEGEVRIEVLDDGEGSRGDRRSTSSASTSLMRMLSSRSRSEFNKVFPSAATQDSSS, from the coding sequence ATGATCCCCTCAGTTGCAGTAAAGATAATGAGGGAAGAAGAAAACTCAATGACTACGAGTAGCAGTCTCCTCAAAGTCTTATCTTCTTACAACTCCAACGTCCTCTTAGCTgctctcctcttcctcctcttaGTCGTCCTCTTCGTCTTGCTTCTCCATTTCTACGCCCGCTTTTTCTGGTCACACTCCGACCAAGAATTCTTCGCCGCTCGACGCCGGCTGAGAGGAAGACGAATCCGGAGAAGAACAGTCACAACGACAAGAATCATACCTCCTGTTCCACTGGGAGGTGGCGGTGGTGAAGTGTCCGTTGCGGCTCCGACAAGCGATGACAAAGGTTTGGATTCTTCAGTCATTTCTTCGATTCCTCTGTTTGTTTACgaagacgacgaagaagaagaagaggaagaagaagatgagtgtGTGATATGTCTTGGTTTGTGGGAAGTGGGAGATTTTGGAAGAAAGTTGAGATTTTGCGGACATGGGTTTCACGTTGAGTGTATAGACATGTGGTTGTCTTCTCACTCTTCTTGTCCTCTCTGTCGATCCCCTGTTCTCGCCGTCTCCGATCAAGACAATCTCAAGCCGGCCATTAACGGCGACGTTGATGGAatagttgaagaagaagaagaagaagaagcagaggtTAGGCTAGAGCTACAATTGTTTCCAACCGGAGAAGATGAGAACGTCGTCGCCGGTGATCGGAGATTGTCACTGTCTCTTGCTGTGATGGAAGATAATGCCAAAACAGGGGTTGATGAAGGCGTCGGAGAAGGAGAGGTTAGAATTGAAGTGTTAGATGATGGTGAAGGATCAAGAGGTGATAGGAGATCAACGTCTTCAGCATCGACTTCGTTGATGAGGATGTTGAGTAGTAGAAGTAGATCGGAGTTTAATAAGGTGTTCCCGTCGGCGGCAACGCAAGATTCGTCTTCAtaa
- the LOC103845292 gene encoding mitogen-activated protein kinase kinase kinase 17, translated as MVNDFSTSKISTSSTSSWWLRGKVIGRGCFGTVNVAVNKSNGDHIFAVKSVNLATCIPPQLDSLENEIRILRSVSSPHVVRFLGDDVTREGTGLFRNLHLEYMPRGTLADIAGQNLEEDMIRRFTRCLVSALKDVHTCGFVHCDVKARNVLLGEEPGSAKLADFGSGLEIRTGNQTGCEARGSPLWMAPEVIRGECQGPESDVWSLGCTIIEMVTGKPPWIDDGAETLRTIGFSDELPKLPARLSEIGRNFLEKCLRRDASERWSCGRLLQHPFLSCSALSESPRHVFDWVDSVFEEEEAAVSEHVSESSSSLARERIGNLATSRGVIWESDGWLVVRGSETRQLVPDSSCTEPVTVRNQTSSSYGYQPTWQVVKVKMIRCPNKIRYMWWQCCKYVKAKRTDVNAPPQWCGCGVPQNTADLEIIVVCSTLLYMCCAQMFINKIFYVGNFCSL; from the coding sequence ATGGTGAACGACTTTAGCACTTCAAAAATCTCTACTTCTTCTACTTCCTCTTGGTGGCTTAGAGGCAAGGTCATAGGCAGAGGCTGCTTCGGCACTGTTAACGTCGCCGTCAACAAATCCAACGGCGATCATATCTTCGCCGTTAAATCTGTTAATCTTGCCACTTGTATCCCACCTCAGCTCGACTCGTTGGAAAACGAAATTCGTATCCTCCGCTCTGTCTCGTCACCACACGTCGTGAGGTTCCTCGGCGATGACGTGACCCGAGAAGGAACCGGGTTGTTCCGTAACCTTCATCTTGAGTACATGCCACGTGGAACTCTCGCTGATATAGCGGGTCAAAACCTTGAGGAAGATATGATCCGACGGTTCACGCGGTGCTTGGTCTCTGCGTTGAAGGACGTCCACACGTGCGGCTTCGTCCACTGCGATGTGAAGGCGAGAAACGTTCTACTTGGAGAAGAACCCGGTTCTGCTAAGCTCGCTGATTTTGGTTCCGGTTTAGAAATTCGAACCGGAAACCAAACCGGGTGCGAGGCACGTGGTAGTCCTCTATGGATGGCCCCGGAGGTAATTCGCGGCGAATGTCAAGGCCCCGAGAGCGACGTGTGGTCTCTTGGCTGTACGATCATAGAGATGGTCACCGGAAAACCGCCGTGGATCGACGACGGCGCTGAAACGCTGAGAACGATCGGATTTTCCGACGAGTTACCGAAACTTCCGGCGAGATTATCGGAGATCGGACGGAACTTTCTGGAGAAATGTCTTAGGAGAGATGCGAGTGAGAGATGGAGCTGCGGTCGGCTGTTACAACATCCTTTCCTCTCGTGTTCTGCTTTGTCGGAATCTCCGCGGCATGTATTCGACTGGGTTGACTCGGTgttcgaggaagaagaagcagcgGTGAGTGAGCATGTGTCCGAGTCGAGTTCGAGTCTCGCCAGGGAGAGGATCGGTAATTTAGCGACGAGCAGAGGGGTAATCTGGGAATCTGATGGTTGGTTGGTGGTTAGAGGCTCGGAGACACGTCAGCTTGTTCCTGATTCTTCATGTACGGAACCCGTAACGGTGAGGAATCAGACAAGTTCATCGTATGGTTATCAGCCAACGTGGCAAGTAGTTAAAGTGAAGATGATACGTTGCCCAAacaaaattagatatatgtgGTGGCAGTGTTGTAAATACGTGAAAGCCAAACGTACGGACGTGAATGCACCGCCGCAATGGTGCGGTTGTGGTGTGCCTCAAAACACGGCCGACCTAGAGATAATAGTCGTATGTAGCACATTGTTGTATATGTGTTGTGCCcaaatgtttataaataaaatattctatgTTGGCAATTTTTGTTCTCTATAA
- the LOC103845287 gene encoding farnesol kinase, chloroplastic, translating into MAATKSISSLLLVDSSSCFFSPIPRFLTLPISPTTTLRSTTSTLLRRSPSRRSLTSSLAVMFPDNSVLSDVCASGITSVVAVSCLGFWGEIGKRGIFDQKLIRKLVHINIGLVFMLCWPLFSSGRQGALLASLVPGLNIVRMLLLGLGVYQDEGTIKSMSRHGDRRELLKGPLYYALSITSACFFYWKTSPISIAVICNLCAGDGMADIVGRRFGTEKLPYNRNKSLAGSIGMAIAGFLASVGYMYYFASFGYMESIGWDMILRFLIISVASALVESLPISTDIDDNLTIPLTSALVGTLLF; encoded by the exons ATGGCTGCTACTAAGAGCATCTCCTCCCTTCTCCTCGTCGActcttcttcttgcttcttctctCCGATTCCACGATTCTTAACTCTTCCAATCTCGCCTACAACTACTCTTAGATCAACAACCTCCACGCTACTCCGCAGGTCTCCTTCTCGTAGGAGTCTAACGTCTTCACTCGCCGTCATGTTTCCGGACAATTCGGTACTATCGGATGTCTGCGCGTCCGGGATCACCAGCGTCGTGGCGGTCTCTTGCCTCGGTTTCTGGGGAGAGATTGGCAAGCGCGGGATCTTTGATCAG aAACTTATCAGGAAGCTTGTGCACATTAATATTGGTCTTGTTTTTATGCTTTGCTGGCCACTCTTCAg TTCTGGACGCCAAGGAGCGCTTTTGGCTTCTCTTGTACCTGGACTCAATATAGTAAGGATGCTGCTCCTTGGTCTTGGAGTCTACCAAGACGAAGGTACTATCAAGTCTATGAGCAGACACGGTGATCGCAG gGAACTACTTAAGGGACCACTTTATTATGCACTCTCAATCACATCCGCCTGTTTCTTCTACTGGAAAACGTCCCCTATCTCTATCGCAGTGATATGCAACCTCTGCGCAGGAGATG GTATGGCTGACATTGTTGGGAGGCGGTTTGGAACAGAGAAGCTCCCTTACAACAGAAACAAATCATTAGCTGGTAGCATTGGGATGGCAATCGCAGGGTTCTTAGCATCTGTTGGTTATATGTACTACTTTGCTTCATTTGGTTATATGGAGAGTATCGGGTGGGATATGATTCTTCGGTTCCTTATCATCTCTGTAGCATCGGCTCTTGTGGAATCACTCCCGATAAGCACCGACATAGATGACAATCTCACCATCCCCTTAACCTCTGCCTTGGTCGGTACTCTACTCTTCTAA
- the LOC103845284 gene encoding probable inactive receptor-like protein kinase At3g56050 isoform X2 — protein MESPMRFNLRTAFSIIFLTFLPLNLKSQEVFDPSQDHSLIQSEASWNRRSLVETPPLPGKGPAVGASPPSPDQAFEGSTKPPPAPETQTPPGGDGTPSPPPSSVRTAQTPNPPSEPPPQLLSPPPRTKKTHNISMIVGIVVGVFTVSVALIIFFLIHTRKIPIKPWTNSGQLQNALITDVPRMQLSELRAACEDFSNIIGSFSDGTIYKGTLSTGAEIAVVSIAAGSRANWSTDMETQLLQKIRKLSKVDHKNFLNVIGYCHENEPFHRMLVFEYAPNGTLSEHLHSQHTEHLDWPTRLRIFMGIAYCLEHMHNLNPPILHTNLDSSCIYLTEDNAAKVSDFSVLNFISPSKESSSSKNLLEHSTLDPQTNVLNFGALVFEIITGRLPDPDSLFLEPKPARDLVDPTLKTFQEDVAERLLGVVRQCMNPYSAQRPTMRKVVVKLREIIGIEADAALPRLSPRWWSEMEIITTDGN, from the exons ATGGAATCTCCTATGAGATTCAATCTCCGAACAGCATTCTCCATCATCTTCCTCACCTTTCTTCCTCTGAATCTCAAAAGCCAAG AAGTCTTTGATCCTTCTCAAGATCACTCACTGATCCAATCCGAAGCTTCTTGGAACCGTCGCAGCTTGGTAGAGACACCACCTCTTCCGGGCAAAGGTCCTGCTGTGGGTGCCTCCCCTCCATCTCCTGATCAAGCATTTGAAGGCTCCACAAAACCACCTCCAGCACCAGAAACTCAAACACCACCAGGAGGAGATGGAACCCCAAGCCCTCCTCCTAGTAGTGTCAGGACAGCACAAACCCCAAACCCACCTTCTGAACCTCCTCCACAACTTTTGTCTCCACCTCCAAGAACTAAAAAGACTCATAATATTTCTATGATCGTGGGCATAGTCGTTGGCGTGTTCACAGTCTCAGTGGCATTAATCATCTTCTTTCTTATCCACACCCGAAAAATTCCAATCAAGCCTTGGACCAACAGTGGCCAGCTTCAAAATGCTCTTATCACAG ATGTTCCGAGGATGCAGCTATCAGAGCTACGAGCAGCATGTGAAGACTTCAGTAACATCATTGGCTCTTTCTCAGACGGTACCATCTATAAAGGGACTTTATCCACTGGTGCTGAAATTGCTGTTGTCTCCATCGCGGCTGGTTCTCGTGCAAACTGGTCTACTGATATGGAAACACAGTTGCTACAAAAG ATTCGTAAGTTATCAAAAGTAGATCACAAGAATTTTCTGAATGTGATTGGGTACTGCCATGAGAACGAGCCCTTCCACAGAATGCTTGTTTTCGAATACGCTCCTAATGGAACCCTCTCAGAGCATCTTCACT CTCAACATACGGAGCACTTGGACTGGCCTACAAGACTCAGAATCTTCATGGGAATAGCTTACTGTCTAGAGCACATGCACAACCTCAACCCACCCATCTTGCACACCAATCTGGACTCCTCTTGTATCTACTTAACCGAAGACAACGCCGCCAAAGTCTCAGACTTTTCAGTCCTCAACTTCATCTCACCCTCCAAGGAATCCTCCTCGAGCAAGAACCTTTTAGAACACTCAACGCTTGACCCACAAACCAACGTCTTAAACTTTGGCGCCCTTGTGTTTGAAATCATCACCGGGAGGCTCCCAGACCCTGATTCTTTGTTTCTTGAACCCAAGCCCGCGAGAGATCTTGTAGACCCGACGCTGAAAACGTTTCAGGAGGATGTTGCTGAGAGGTTGTTGGGAGTGGTTAGGCAGTGTATGAATCCCTACTCAGCTCAACGGCCAACGATGAGAAAGGTTGTGGTGAAGTTGAGAGAGATCATTGGAATAGAAGCCGATGCAGCACTGCCAAGGCTATCTCCACGGTGGTGGAGTGAGATGGAGATCATAACCACAGATGGAAACTAA
- the LOC103845286 gene encoding uncharacterized protein LOC103845286, translated as MVASTVEALSPEDGERVPFTRDKHYAMHGEILMMVLVVSFAVFLLFLVLLPCLKRRYTHHSDLSEEDASWSGRVKPSPVPVVVVSIQSISK; from the coding sequence ATGGTAGCTTCCACGGTGGAGGCCTTGAGCCCTGAGGACGGAGAGCGAGTCCCCTTCACAAGAGACAAACACTACGCGATGCATGGTGAGATCTTGATGATGGTTCTTGTGGTAAGCTTTGCTGTTTTCCTCTTGTTCCTCGTGTTGCTTCCTTGTCTGAAGCGCCGTTACACTCACCACTCCGACCTGTCTGAAGAAGACGCTTCATGGAGCGGAAGAGTTAAGCCATCACCAGTTCCTGTTGTAGTAGTAAGCATACAATCGATTTCGAAATAA
- the LOC103845283 gene encoding ETO1-like protein 2, with protein sequence MRNLKLFERFKSTQIHAFTSSQDSPSTSTNGSSSSPRMNFLRHPKPTSKSFSRSLLPHGFPTTDLLEPPLDSYLKPIDLVESLSNLYRRIESSSESETSMLYLEQYTVLRSLGDAKLLRRCLLNARRHAVDVPCKVVLSAWLRFERREHELVGVESMDCNGFAIECPKSSLSRGCDLNLVNEHCKCCEEEEIKVSRADEFSGLDEESDFSFCVGLEKAKCVRSRIASLSRPFEAMLYGSFVESRASEIDFSENGISVEAMVALNIYSRLKRVDLFRVETVFELLGLATKFCCDDLKSACESRLASSITDLDKALTFVDYALEERAELLLSACLQVFLRELPQSLHSSKVMRLFCSSEAKEGLSFLGSECLFMLYYFLSQVGMEEKLSAEAMLVLLERTREFALANWQKAVALHQMGCVLFERKDYKAAQFHFRLASSLGHVYSLAGVSRTEYKQGKSHSAFKLMNYLISKHKPRGWMYQERSLYNAGDDEKLKDLATATELDPTLTFPYKYRAVMKFERKQVKEAFEEVDRLIQFKLTPDCLELRAWLFLAVGDKESCLRDIRAVLTLEPKYVVFGGRMRGDLVEALTAQCSEVDCWVKLYDRWSAVDDVGSLGVVHQMLQNDPSKNFLRFRQSLLLLRLNCQGAAMRCLRMAWNLAASEAERLVYEGWLLYDMSYVDEALTKAEKAISIQRSFEAFFLKAYVLAEKNLDPDESSCVAQVLEEALKCPSDGLRKGQALNNLGSIYIDCSMLDQAETAYKNALEIKHTRAHQGLARVYFLKNQRKEACEEMTKLINKAFSKAAAYEKRSEYCEREKAKEDLDMATTLDPLRTYPYRYRAAVLMDDQRETEAVEELSKAIAFRPELQTLHLRAAFHEATGKLSLAAQDCEAALCLDPNHTETLHLYSRSKDQASSIDNTIAGLD encoded by the exons ATGCGGAATCTAAAGCTATTCGAGAGGTTCAAGAGCACTCAAATCCACGCCTTCACTTCATCACAAGACTCTCCTTCCACAAGCACCAATGGCAGCAGCAGCAGCCCTCGGATGAACTTCCTACGCCACCCCAAACCAACCTCCAAATCCTTCTCTCGCTCGCTTCTCCCTCACGGCTTCCCCACCACGGACCTCCTCGAGCCTCCTCTGGACTCGTACCTCAAACCCATCGACCTGGTCGAGTCCTTATCGAATCTCTACAGAAGAATCGAGTCTAGCTCCGAGTCAGAGACCTCCATGCTCTACCTCGAGCAGTACACTGTCCTCCGCAGCCTCGGCGACGCCAAGCTCCTCCGCAGGTGCTTGCTCAACGCCAGGAGGCACGCTGTGGATGTCCCTTGTAAGGTTGTTTTATCCGCTTGGTTGAGATTCGAGAGGAGGGAGCACGAGCTTGTGGGAGTTGAGTCTATGGATTGTAACGGGTTTGCTATTGAATGTCCCAAGAGTAGTTTGAGTCGTGGTTGTGATTTGAATCTAGTCAACGAGCATTGTAAATGTTGTGAGGAAGAGGAGATTAAAGTCTCTAGAGCAGATGAGTTTTCAGGTCTAGACGAGGAGAGTGATTTCTCCTTCTGTGTGGGTTTAGAGAAGGCTAAGTGTGTTAGGTCGCGAATAGCATCCCTTTCACGGCCCTTTGAGGCTATGCTGTATGGTTCTTTCGTGGAGTCAAGAGCTTCTGAGATCGATTTCTCGGAGAATGGCATCTCAGTTGAAGCAATGGTAGCGTTGAACATATACAGTAGGCTCAAAAGAGTTGATTTGTTCCGTGTTGAAACGGTCTTTGAGCTTCTTGGACTAGCCACCAAGTTCTGCTGCGACGACCTCAAGTCTGCTTGCGAGTCTCGTTTGGCTTCATCTATCACTGACCTTGACAAAGCGTTAACCTTTGTAGACTACGCGCTGGAGGAGCGCGCGGAGCTTCTTTTATCAGCTTGCTTGCAGGTGTTTCTGAGGGAGCTTCCTCAGTCTCTCCACAGCTCCAAAGTGATGAGACTCTTCTGCAGCTCCGAGGCGAAAGAAGGGTTAAGTTTCCTCGGTTCGGAGTGTTTGTTCATGTTGTACTACTTCCTCAGCCAAGTAGGGATGGAGGAGAAGCTCTCGGCAGAGGCTATGCTGGTGTTGCTGGAGAGAACTCGTGAGTTTGCTCTCGCGAACTGGCAGAAGGCTGTGGCCTTGCATCAGATGGGGTGTGTTCTGTTCGAGAGGAAGGATTACAAAGCAGCTCAGTTTCATTTCAGATTAGCTTCAAGCTTAGGGCATGTCTACTCGTTAGCTGGGGTGTCAAGAACTGAGTATAAACAAGGGAAGAGTCACTCAGCGTTCAAGCTCATGAACTACCTCATCTCTAAACACAAGCCACGTGGATGGATGTACCAGGAGAGGTCTCTCTACAACGCCGGCGACGATGAGAAGCTTAAAGATCTAGCAACCGCCACTGAGCTTGACCCTACGCTGACATTTCCTTACAAGTATAGGGCTGTGATGAAGTTCGAACGGAAGCAGGTTAAAGAAGCGTTCGAGGAGGTTGATAGATTGATTCAGTTCAAGCTTACTCCAGACTGTCTCGAGCTGAGGGCGTGGCTGTTTTTAGCCGTTGGTGACAAAGAGAGTTGTTTGAGAGATATAAGAGCAGTGCTGACTTTGGAGCCCAAGTATGTTGTGTTTGGTGGGAGGATGAGAGGTGATTTGGTAGAGGCTTTGACCGCGCAGTGTAGTGAAGTAGATTGTTGGGTGAAGCTTTACGATAGATGGTCAGCTGTGGATGATGTTGGTTCGTTGGGTGTTGTACATCAGATGCTTCAGAATGATCCCAGCAAAAACTTTCTGAGGTTTAGAcaatctcttcttctcttaag ATTGAATTGTCAAGGAGCTGCGATGAGGTGCTTGAGAATGGCATGGAACTTGGCTGCTTCTGAGGCGGAGAGGTTGGTTTACGAAGGTTGGCTTTTATACGACATGAGTTATGTGGACGAAGCTCTTACTAAAGCTGAGAAGGCAATCTCCATTCAACGCTCCTTTGAAGCATTTTTCCTCAAAGCCTATGTTCTAGCTGAGAAGAATCTCGACCCGGACGAGAGCTCTTGTGTTGCTCAGGTTCTAGAGGAAGCTCTCAAGTGTCCTTCGGATGGGCTACGCAAAGGACAG GCTCTGAACAATCTTGGGAGCATTTACATCGACTGTTCGATGCTAGATCAAGCTGAAACTGCATACAAGAACGCTCTAGAGATCAAACACACTCGTGCACATCAAGGCCTAGCAAGAGTTTACTTCCTGAAAAATCAACGTAAAGAAGCGTGCGAGGAGATGACAAAGCTGATTAACAAGGCGTTTAGCAAAGCAGCAGCTTACGAGAAGCGGTCTGAGTACTGCGAACGTGAAAAAGCCAAAGAGGATCTCGACATGGCCACAACACTTGACCCTCTGAGAACCTATCCTTACAGATACCGAGCTGCTG TACTGATGGATGATCAGAGAGAGACAGAAGCAGTGGAAGAGCTGTCAAAGGCTATAGCTTTCAGACCGGAACTGCAAACGCTGCATCTCAGAGCAGCGTTCCACGAGGCTACAGGGAAGCTTTCATTGGCTGCGCAAGACTGCGAAGCTGCTCTCTGTTTGGACCCTAACCACACGGAGACGCTTCATCTCTACAGCAGATCCAAGGATCAAGCTTCATCCATTGACAACACCATTGCTGGCTTAGATTAG